From Nicotiana tabacum cultivar K326 chromosome 15, ASM71507v2, whole genome shotgun sequence, the proteins below share one genomic window:
- the LOC107832029 gene encoding putative receptor-like protein kinase At5g18500 — MASDLNFQLSKKTHIFHLKVWILLAIFVGLFIVIILLLLPFCFSRKKSRKFHDTLPISQIPDVSKEIRVDQNSASNYGGVYRNPLAYQDTYSEKDSDKLLAHSNIDKMKDFDITSQSDSFTYLDKGGIFESGENGAAGTVYHPSHPTNVPSPLSGLPEFSHLGWGHWFTLRDLETATNKFSKENIIGEGGYGIVYRGQLINGIEVAVKKLLNNLGQAEKEFHVEVGAIGHVRHKNLVRLLGYCIEGTHRLLVYEYVNNGNLEQWLHGAMRQHGYLTWEARMKILLGTAKALAYLHEAIEPKVVHRDIKSSNILIDDDFNAKISDFGLAKLLGAGKSHITTRVMGTFGYVAPEYANSGLLNEKSDVYSYGVVLLEAITGRDPVDYGRPAPEVNLVDWLKMMVGSKRSEEVVDPTIETRPSTTALKRALLTTLRCLDPDSDKRPTMSQVVRMLESEEYPIPREGRRRRRNQAGAEETESHNRKSNTDSSEKPILTMKSRSDK, encoded by the exons ATGGCGTCTGACCTTAATTTCCAACTGTCTAAGAAAACCCATATATTCCATCTTAAGGTGTGGATTTTATTAGCCATCTTTGTAGGACTTTTTATTGTAATCATTCTTTTGCTGTTGCCGTTTTGCTTTTCTCGTAAGAAATCCAGAAAGTTTCACGATACACTACCCATAAGCCAAATTCCTGATGTGTCTAAAGAAATAAGGGTTGATCAAAATTCAGCAAGCAACTACGGCGGCGTTTACAGGAATCCCCTTGCATATCAGGACACATACAGTGAGAAAGATTCGGATAAGCTTTTGGCACATTCAAATATTGACAAGATGAAAGATTTTGACATTACCAGTCAATCAGACTCATTTACTTATTTAGACAAAGGCGGAATATTTGAGTCAGGGGAAAATGGAGCTGCTGGAACAGTATATCATCCTTCACATCCAACAAATGTCCCGTCTCCTCTATCTGGTCTACCTGAATTCTCTCACTTGGGTTGGGGCCATTGGTTTACTCTGCGCGACCTTGAAACTGCGACTAACAAATTTTCTAAGGAAAATATAATTGGAGAGGGTGGTTATGGCATTGTTTATCGGGGACAGCTGATCAACGGAATTGAAGTTGCTGTTAAAAAGCTACTGAATAATTT AGGACAAGCAGAGAAAGAATTTCATGTGGAAGTTGGGGCTATTGGTCATGTCCGACATAAAAATTTGGTTAGACTTTTGGGCTACTGTATTGAAGGAACTCACAG GTTATTGGtttatgagtacgtaaacaatgggAATTTAGAGCAGTGGCTACATGGAGCTATGCGACAGCACGGGTACCTTACATGGGAAGCCCGGATGAAGATTCTCCTTGGCACCGCTAAAGC TCTTGCATATTTACATGAGGCAATTGAGCCCAAGGTGGTGCATCGCGACATAAAGTCAAGCAATATATTGATAGATGATGACTTCAACGCGAAAATTTCTGATTTTGGCCTGGCCAAGTTGCTTGGTGCGGGGAAGAGTCACATTACAACCAGAGTTATGGGCACATTTGG ATATGTAGCTCCTGAGTATGCAAATAGTGGTCTCTTGAATGAGAAGAGTGATGTGTATAGCTATGGTGTTGTGCTTCTAGAAGCCATCACAGGAAGAGATCCAGTGGATTATGGTCGCCCTGCCCCCGAG GTGAATCTTGTCGACTGGCTCAAGATGATGGTTGGCAGCAAACGCTCAGAAGAAGTGGTTGATCCAACAATTGAGACAAGGCCTTCCACAACTGCCCTTAAACGAGCTCTGTTAACAACTTTGCGATGTCTTGATCCAGATTCGGATAAGAGGCCAACAATGAGTCAAGTTGTTAGAATGCTTGAATCTGAGGAATATCCAATACCACGAGAG ggtCGAAGACGGAGAAGGAACCAGGCAGGTGCTGAAGAAACAGAATCTCATAATCGGAAGTCTAACACAGATAGCAGTGAAAAACCAATTTTGACGATGAAGAGTAGAAGTGATAAATAA
- the LOC107832028 gene encoding pto-interacting protein 1, with amino-acid sequence MSCFSCCEEDEMHRAADNGPFMSHNSAGTNGGQRATESAQKEMQTVNIQPIAVPSIAVDELKDITDNFGTKSLIGEGSYGRVYHGVLKSGRAAAIKKLDSSKQPDREFLAQVSMVSRLKDENVVELLGYCVDGGLRVLAYEYAPNGSLHDILHGRKGVKGAQPGPVLSWAQRVKIAVGAARGLEYLHEKAQPHIIHRDIKSSNILLFDDDVAKIADFDLSNQAPDMAARLHSTRVLGTFGYHAPEYAMTGQLSSKSDVYSFGVVLLELLTGRKPVDHTLPRGQQSLVTWATPRLSEDKVKQCVDARLNTEYPPKAVAKMAAVAALCVQYEADFRPNMSIVVKALQPLLPRPVPS; translated from the exons ATGAGCTGTTTTAGCTGTTGTGAGGAGGATGAAATGCACAGAGCTGCTGATAATGGTCCATTCATGTCTCACAATTCAGCTG GCACCAATGGAGGTCAGCGTGCCACAGAAAGTGCACAAAAAGAGATGCAGACTGTGAACATCCAGCCCATTGCTGTTCCTTCCATTGCTGTTGATGAGTTGAAGGACATCACCGATAACTTTGGTACGAAATCTTTGATAGGTGAGGGATCATATGGAAGGGTATACCATGGTGTCTTGAAAAGCGGCCGGGCTGCAGCCATTAAAAAGTTAGACTCGAGTAAGCAACCTGATCGAGAATTTTTAGCGCAG GTCTCAATGGTCTCAAGACTAAAAGATGAAAATGTGGTTGAATTACTCGGTTATTGCGTGGATGGCGGTCTTCGTGTGCTAGCCTATGAGTATGCCCCAAATGGATCTCTTCATGACATTCTTCATG GAAGAAAAGGTGTGAAAGGTGCGCAGCCAGGTCCGGTATTGTCATGGGCTCAACGAGTTAAAATTGCAGTTGGGGCTGCAAGAGGGCTGGAGTACTTGCATGAAAAAGCGCAGCCTCATATCATTCATCGTGATATTAAATCTAGCAACATTTTACTCTTTGATGATGATGTCGCTAAGATTGCGGATTTTGATTTATCAAATCAAGCCCCTGATATGGCAGCTCGTCTTCATTCCACACGTGTTCTAGGAACGTTTGGTTATCATGCACCGGA ATATGCAATGACTGGTCAGTTGAGTTCAAAGAGTGATGTTTACAGCTTTGGTGTTGTGCTACTGGAACTACTTACTGGCCGTAAACCTGTAGATCATACATTGCCACGTGGACAACAGAGTCTTGTAACTTGG GCAACGCCAAGGCTTAGTGAAGATAAAGTGAAGCAGTGTGTTGATGCTAGACTAAATACAGAATACCCGCCCAAGGCAGTCGCAAAG ATGGCTGCAGTTGCTGCCTTATGTGTGCAATATGAAGCTGATTTCCGCCCAAATATGAGCATTGTAGTAAAGGCTCTTCAGCCTCTGTTGCCTCGACCTGTACCAAGTTAA